GTGCCTGCAGCGGCTCTAGTACTCTAGTGACTACGGAACCGACGAGCTACCGTACCATCATTCCTCACGTGACCCCAACCGAGCCATGCTTCATTCCATCCTCATCCTGCTCTCCTTCATGGCCGGTGAGTCGTCAAGCCCCGTGCTCCGCGCACCCCCGACCGGATGCAGGGTAGCCGATTCAACCTCCGTGCGCGTAATCGACTACGTCCAGAAGCTACTGGAGTCCACCGAGCCAGCCGATGACGCTCTTCGGCGGGCACTTGAATTGACGAACGTCTCCGCCGCGCAGGTTTCGCTCGTCACGACGGCCAAGGACTGCACCAAGGCGGGCGGTGCGCTCGACGAAGCGGCTGGCGTTTCGGGTTCTGGTAGGAGCGTGTATCTCATCAGGGCCGGTACGGAGCGGTTCTTTGTCTACGATCCGGACTCGGACGCGGGCGAGTATCGGCCTCTGTACGTCTTGGACGCGAAGTTCGTCATCCTTCGCGCTCTACTCGTGTGGTGAGGAGTTGCGCCATCCGGATGGTCTCGGAGCAGCGTTCGGAGCGCAGCGAGCCAGCTCGGCCTTTCTCGAGAACTCGCGAGTCGGACGCTGCGATTCGCAGCACGGTCACAGTGTCGGCGCGGGATCACTGAGCGCCGTCACGAACCCATCCGGCTCGTCCAGGTGCAACCCCAGGCGCCGCACGCTGCGCAAGATCCCTCCCGGCGTCCGCATCCACGCGCACGGCCCCTCGCCCGATGGCCACGTGATCGGCCACGTGATCGGCCACGATCCAGGCCAGCGTCCCCACGCCCGCGACCGTGAGTCCCCATGCCAGTACAGGGTGGCGGGGGGATGGGATGTCAGCAACCGGCCTTCACGACGTCCGGCATGCGCCGGTCCCCTTCAGCTCAGCACCACTCCCACTGCCTGTTCCTCACGCCGCTGACTCTCCACGATCTCCATGGCGCGCTCCGACATCGCGTCGGCCAGCTCGTTCTCCCCCAGGAATACGTGCCGCGCGTGCCCTCCCCGAACCAGCTCGTCCTCCTCGTCGCTGTGCACGCGGACAAGGGTCTCCATCTGCGGCCGGAGCGTGAGCGCGGTCTCGAGCATCTGTCGCGCGCGCACGGCGTCCGGAATGGCGATGACGAGCATGCACGCCCGCGCCACGTGCGCCTGGACCAGCACCATCGGCTCCGACGCATCCCCCGCGACCGCGGGAATCCCGCGCGCACGCAGCCGCTCGACGATCTCGCGATTCTCTTCGGCCACGACGATCGGGATGCGCCTGGCCAGGAGCGACTCACCGATGCGCGAGCCGACGCGTCCGTAGCCGACGATGAGGACATGTCCCGTGAGGTGCGCTTCGTGCACCGTGGCCGGAATCTCGGCCAGCGGATCGTCGGCGCGTTCCATGGCCTGAGCGAGCGTCGACTTCGACCGAATCCACCGCTGCGCCGGCTCGATGGCGTTGAAGACGAGCGGATTGAGGGCGATGGAGATGAGCGCCCCGGCGAGGACGAGGTTCTGTCCCTCCTGCGGGAGGAGTCCCAGCGACACGCCGAGGCTGGCGAGGATGAAGGAGAACTCGCCGATCTGTGCCAGGCTCGCCGAGACGGTGAGCGCCGTGTTGAGCGGATAGCGAAAGGCGAGGACGATGAGGAAGGCGGCCATCGTCTTGCCGACCATGATGATTCCGACGACGGTGAGGACGTGGAGCGGTTCACGGATCAGCATCATCGGGTCGAACAGCATTCCGACCGAGACGAAGAACAGCACCGAGAATGCGTCGCGCAGCGGGAGCGACTCGTCGGCTGCACGGTGGCTCAGCGACGACTCGCGAAGGACCATCCCCGCCACGAAGGCCCCGAGTGCAAAGGAGACACCGAACAGCACGGATGCGGCATAGGCAATGCCGACCGCGGCGGCGATCACGCACAGCGTGAACAGCTCGCGAGAGCCGGTGCGCGCCACCTGCCAGAGCAGCCAGGGAAAGAGTCGCTTGCCGACGACGACCATCAGGACGACGAACGCCACCACCTTGCCCAGCGTGATGGCCAGCGAGGCGAGGGCACCGGCCTGGGGGGCCACCGCGGCGACGGTCCCCCCGAGCGACGGGGCGAGGGCAGGGAGGAGGACCAGGGCGAGGACGCACGCCAGGTCCTCGACCACCAGCCACCCCACGGCGATATGGCCGTTGTGCGTGTCCAGGACGCCGCGCGCCTCCAGGGCGCGGAGGAGGACGACCGTGCTGGCGCACGATAGGGCCAGGCCGAAGACGAGGCCCTCTCCCACGGTCCACCCCCACAGCTCGGCGACCCCCCATCCCAGCAGGGTGGCCACGGTGATCTGCACCAGCGCCCCCGGGAGGGCGATGCGCCGCACCTGGAGCAGGTCGCCCAGCGAGAAATGCAGCCCCACGCCGAACATCAGGAGCATGACGCCGATCTCCGCCAGCTGCTGTGCGAGGGCCACGTCGGCGTCGAAACCCGGCGTCGCCGGCCCGATGAGGATCCCGGCCACCAGGTACCCCACGAGAGCGGGGAGCTTCAGGCGTACCGCCAGGAAGCCGAGGATGAGGGCAAGCCCCAGCCCCGCGGCGATCATGGAGATCAGCCCGATATCATGCTCCATCCGCGTCACTCCTCCGTGTAATGGTGTGGTCGCCCGGCGCTACCGTGGCCACCCCTGCTGTGGGAGCCCGCCGGTGATCCGCAGGGCGTTGGCGAAGTACACCTTCTTCAGCACCGCATCGGGGAGGTCGATCCCGTACAGCTTCCACTTCGCGTGGTAGTCGCGGTAGTAGTCGAAGTAGTCGTCGCGCGTCTCGAAGACGCGCCAGTAGTACGGGTACTCGACGGGCTGGAACGAGTCCTTGCCGAAGAGGACCCGGTCCTGGAACCGCACGAAGAAGTCGTGCGCGGCCCGCGGCTGGCGTCCGATGTCGTACAGGACGGCACCCACCTCGGTGTACACGTTAGGCATCGCCTCCAGCATCCTGGCCAGGCGCCCGAGGTCGTTGGCGTGCCAGCCCATGTGGGCGATCACGAAGGTCGTCTTCGGGTGACGGCGGAGCAGGTTGTCGCGCTCCGTCATCAACTCCTCGAAGCTCGGATACTGCCCGGCGGGATAACGCCGTCCGGGGAAGAGGGCGAGCTCCAGCCACCGCTCGTTGTTGTAGTCGATGGGCTGCCAGAACTCCTGCGGATCGGCGGTGTGGATGAAGACGGGGATCCTGAGGCGCGCCGCCGCTTCCCAGACCGGGTCCAGCTCCGGGTCGTCGATGCGGAGGCGAGACCCGTCTGCCTTGCGCGTCGAGAGGCCGAGCCCCTTCCCGATCTCACCGACCCCCACGGCACCGGCGGCGACGTCGGCTTCCAGCTGGGCGACCGCCTTCTGCGCCCACCCGGGCCCCACGTTCCGGAAGTCGATCCCGGCGAGGATGCGGACGCGATCCTTCATGCGCGGCGATGCCCGCACCAGCGCGAGCTGCCGCTTGAGCGCCTCGCCCGACACGTTGTTGGCGGCGACGATCACGCGCACGTTGAGCGAATCGAGCGCATCGCCGAGCTGCTCCAGCCCGTCGGCCGAGCCGAGCTGCGACGTCGGGTGCCCATGAAAGTCGATGGCGGGGAACTTCGCCCTCGTGACGAGGTGGGCCGGGGCGACGAGGGTGGAGCGCGGGCGGTAGTCCAGGATGCTGGGGGGCTCCATGGTCGGCGCCTGGCAGTTGCCTGGTCGCACCTCGGTCATCCCGGGCGGGCACGCCTCGCCCGGCTTGATGGCCGCGCCGCGCCCTCCCTCCCCCGCCCCGCGCACTTGTGCGGAGGCAGCTGACGGGAGGGAGGCGAGGAGGGCGGTGAGGGCGGCGAGAACGAGGTGATGGCGCATGGAGGCTCCGGACGGCGTGAAGTGGGAAATCTGTACGCCGACACCATCGGCGGGTATTGCGCGGGAGACCGAGGCCGCGCGGCATGCGCCGTGACGAGGGTCAGCGCCCTCGCGCCTTCCAGTCCGCCAGTGCCTTCGCCTCGCGCTCGGGCGTGATGGTGAAGCCGGGCTTGTCGCGCCGCGCCTGCGGGACGGTCTGCCACCAGGCCAGCGTATCGCGCACCGTCCCGTCGAGGGGGCGAAAGGCCAGGCCGGCGGAGATGGCCCTGGCATTGCTGATCGACGTGTGCCCGAGGTTGTTGCCGCGCAGCATGATCCAGGGCACCGACGACTGGATGCCATGCGCCGCCAGGAAGTCGTAGTCGTCGATCCAGGTCAGGGTCGACGACGAGCCGAGGGCGCGCATCGCGATGTCGAGGAAGCCCGAGATCGTGAGCGTGTCACGAGGGCCGGCCGCATTGTAGATGCCACCCCGCCGATCCTCGACGAGCTTCACCATGAATGCCACCAAGTCGCGGACGTCGATGACCTGCACGGGATCGTCCTTGTGCCCGGGGGCGAGCGTCTCGCCACCACGCGCGAGGCGCTGGGGCCAGTACGGGAAGCGGTCCGTCGTGTCGCCAGGGCCCACGATGTACGTCGGGCGCACCACGATGGCCCGGTCGCCGAAGGCGTCCTGCGTGACGCGTTCGCACTGGGCCTTGCGCACGCCGTAGTTCTCGGAGCCGTCGTTGGGATCGGTGAACTCCAGCCGCACGGGGTCGGATTCGGCCAGGCCGCGTCGGAGGTAGGGGTAGTAGACGCCGGTCGAGGAGGTGAACAGGTAGCTCCCCACGGCCCCCTTCAGCAGCGTGGTCGACATTTGGACCCACTCGGGATTGGTGGCCGAGTCGTCGATGACCGCATCCCACGACTTTCCCTCGAGCGCCCCTAACTGCCCATTGCGATCGCCGATGAGGTGCACGACGCCGGCGGGCAGGTCCGCCTGCCGGCGCCCGCGCGTGAAGATGGTGACCTGGTGCCCGCGCTCGACCGCCTGACGGACCAGGTGCGGACCGATGAAGCCCGTGCCGCCGAGAATCAGGAGGCGCATCGGCGCGACCGGGGACGGCGGCGTGATGAGTTGCGGCGCGGCCTCGGCCAGCACTCGGCGGCCGAGCAGGAGGGCACCGCCGGCGGCGGACGCGCGAAGGAGGAACGAGCGACGGGAGGACATCGAGGCGACGGTGAGAGTGGTGCTGGCGCGTGGCAGCGGCGCCGGGTGCCGTTCACGTGAGCGTAGGTGAGCCTATCCTCATGCCGGCTCCATCCGCAATGCCTTCCGTCGGCCTCGTCGGCGGGAGTGTCGCCCCACTGGAATTCGGGGCAGTGCGGCGCGGTGCACGGCCCGTAGATTGCCCTCCCATGCGCGCTCCTCCCCCCTGCATTCTCCTCGCGTTGGCGTTGCTCGTCACGATCCCCGTGGCGGGTACCGCCCAGCGGTCACCGGCAGGCGCAACGCCTCCCGGTGCCGCGTCGGCTGCGCCGTCGGTCTACGGCACCTCGCGCGCCATCCAGCTCGACGGAAGGCTCGACGAGCCCGAGTGGGCGCAGGCCGACTCCATCACCGACTTCCACCAGAAGGAACCCACGGAGGGGGGAACGCCGTCGGTGCGCACCGTGGTGCGCCTGCTGGCCACCCCGGAGGGGCTCGCGGTCGGATGGTGGTGCTACGACGACGAGCCGGCCGCGATCAGGCGCACACAGCTGCGGCGCGATGCCGCGCTCCGCTCCGACGACTACGTCAGCATGATGGTCGACGGACTCTCCGACAAGCGAAGTGCCTTCTACTTCCGGACCAATTCGAACGGTTCGCTGTGGGACGGCGACCACGTGACCACCGAGGACGGCAACGAGGAGTGGGACGGGATCTGGGACGCGCGCACGCAGATCACCGATTTCGGCTGGACGGCCGAGGTCTTCATCCCCTGGGCGACGCTGCGCTACCGGCGCGACGTGACGTCGATGAACATGAACTTCCGGCGCTTCCTCCCGCGCACCAACGAGGAATTGCTCTGGCGCGCCTGGCGGCGCACGGAAGGGCTGCGATTCCTCGAGCGCGGCGGGACGGTGACCGGCTTCAAGGCGCTGCCGCGGCGCGCCATCGCCGAGTTCCGGCCGTACGTCCTGGGCGAGGCGCGCCCTCCCGAGCGTCGCTTCGGCAGCGACGGGACCGACACGGTGGTGGCCGGCGCGCTCGAGCGCGGCGACATCGGGCTCGACGTGAAGATCCCCGTCTCCGGGACGCTCACCGCCGACCTCACCGTGCGCCCCGACTTCGCGCAGTCCGAGGTGGACCGCCAGATCGTCAATCTCACGCGCTTCCCGCTCTTCTTCCCCGAGCGACGGACGTTCTTCACCGAGGGGGCGGCGATCTTCGCGTTCGGGCGCGAGCAACAGACGCAGCTCTTCTATTCGCGTCGCATCGGGTTGGGGAGCGACGGCACTCCGGTCACCATCCCGCTGGGCGGGCGCATGCAGGGGCGCGCCGGGAACTACCAGGTCGGGCTCCTCGCCGTGGCCACCGGCGGGCGTGAGGATTCCCGCGACTTCGTGGCCCGCGTGAAGCGCGACGTGCTGGGGCGCGGCTACGTCGGTGCGATGTCGACCCTGTCGGACCGGCCAGCGCGCCCAGGGGCGCTGAACGGCGGGGTCGACTTCAACTTCCCGTTCTTCGTCGGCGCCGGGCGGGACAACTTCATCCTCTCGGGGAACGCCGCCTGGAGTCGTGACAGCACGGGCGGCGCCACGGGGGCGCACTATCGCGTCGTGATCGACTACCCCAACGATCACGCGGACATCGTGACCCGCTTCGACCGGGTGGATGCCGGCTTCGACCCGGCGCTCGGCTTCGTGCAGCAGCGTGGCATCTATCGCTGGGGCGGCTCGACGGCCATCACGCCGCGCCCGCGCAATGCGCGGCTCGTCAGGCGGTACGAGTTCAACCTCCTCAATTACGACGTGGTGTGGCGTCTCGACCGCACGATGGACAACGCCTCGTTCACCACGCGCCCCTTCGGGGTGCAGTTCCAGAGCGGCGATCGGGTGGAGGTGAACCTGATCCGGCGTTTCGACGCCCCGGGTGTCGACTTCGAGATCGCCCCGGGCATCGCCGTCCCCGCCGGCGGCTACTGGTGGAACCGCGTCGAGGCGCGCTACCAGGGGGCGAACGTGCGCACCTGGTCGGTGGATGCCACGGCCTCCACGGGCGACTTCTACGACGGCAGGCGCCACGACCTCTCGTTCACCGGGCGCCTGCGCTACCAGCCGCACCTCGAGTTCTCGCTGGAGTACGAGCGGAACGACATCGCGCTCCCGGCGGGGGCGTTCGTCGCGAATACCGTGCGCTTTCGCGGCGACTACGCGGTCTCGCCGCGCCTGACGTTCACCGCCTTCGCGCAGGGTGACGACCGGACCGACCGCGCGGCGCTCAACCTGCGCATGCGCTGGACCCAGTCGCCGGGGTCGGACCTCTATGTCGTCTGGAACTCCGTCTGGCCCACGTTGCTGGAGCGGAGCTTCATCATCGACCGGCCACAGAGCGGGGCGCTGGTGGTGAAGTACGTGCGGTTCTTCCGGCAGTAGCCCGCGCGGCGCAACACATCACATCGGTGCGCCGTGCGGCACCGCCGCCGGCATGGGCGCGGCGAGGGGGGGTGCGGAATTCACTCTTGCGAGCGCGCGGCACGCGGGCCAACATCGGCGGGCTTCGCACGCATTCACCATCTCGCCCCGTATCATGCCTGCCACTCCCGGTTCGACGCACCCTCGCGCCGCGCGTCTCCGCGCCACACGCGTCGGTGCGGCCCACGCGACGGCGCTCGCCCTCGCCGCGCTCGCGCTCCCGTCCACCGCCGCTTCGCAGCGCGCCCCGGCCGCCGCGCCGCGTTCCAGCGTCGACACGTCAGCGCTCGCCCGCCTCACCTTCCGCTCCATCGGCCCGGCCAACATGATGGGGCGGTCGACCGACGTCGAGGGGGTCCCGGGCAACGCGAACGTCGTCTACGTGGGAACGGCAGCTGGCGGTCTCTGGAAGACCACCAACGGCGGAACGACCTGGTCACCGCTGTTCGAAAAGCAGCCGACGCTCTCCATCGGCGACCTGGCGCTCGAGCCCGGGAACCCCGACGTCATCTACGTGGGCACCGGCGAGGCCAACGCCCGCAATTCGGTCTCGTTCGGGCGCGGGATGTACAAGTCGACCGACGGTGGGCGTTCGTGGCGCTTCATCGGCCTCGGCGACACCCGCCACATCGCCCGCGTCATGGTGAGCCCCGCCGACACGCGCACCGTCTTCGCCTGCGCCGCGGGACACATGGGAGGGCCCAACGCCGAGCGCGGCGTCTTCGTCTCGCGTGACGCGGGCGTCACCTGGAGCAAGACGCTCTTCGTCGACGACCGCCATGGCTGCGCCGACCTGGACATCGACCCGCGGAACCCGAACATCGTCTACGCGGTCATGTGGCTCTTCGACCGCAAGCAGTGGAACTTCACCTCGGGCTCGGAGCAGGGCGGGATCTTCAAGTCGGTGGATGGCGGCGCCACCTGGACGAAGCTCGGTGGAGGGCTCCCGAAGCTCCTCGGCCGCGTCGGCGTCAAGGTGGCGCCGTCGTCGCCCAACGTCGTCTATGCCATCGCGGAATCGAAGGAGGGTTTCGTCTGGCGCAGCGACAACTTCGGCGAGACCTGGCGCAAGACCAGCGATGACGCCCGCACGATCTGCCGCGGGTTCTACTACGCCGATCTCCGCGTCGACCCGCAGAACCCCGAACGCCTGTATTCGATCGCCTGCAACCTCTCCGTCTCCATCGACGGCGGGCGCAACTTCCGGCCGATCGCCCAGACCGTGCACGGTGACCACCATTCGCTCTGGATCGACCCCACCGATCCGGCGCGCATCTGGAACACCAACGACGGCGGCATCGCCGAATCGCGCGACCAGGGGGCCTCGTGGCGCTTCCCGAACCACTTCCCGCTGGCCCAGTTCTACCAGCTGCACGCCGACAACCGCGAACCGTTCTACCACGTGGGCGGCGGGCTGCAGGACAACGGCAACTGGGTCGGCCCCAGCCGCACGCGCGACCCGTTAGGCATCCTGGTCGACGACTGGAACCTGGTGAGCTACGGTGACGGCTACTACCAGACGTCGCATCCCGACGACCCCGACTTCATCATCACCGACTCGCAGGGCGGGATGATCTGGCGCACGCAGATGCGCACCCGCGAGCAGGAGGACATCTCGCCGCAGCCGCGGCGCAACGACGGCGGGCCGGTCAACGACCTCAAGTACCGCTTCAACTGGAACGCCCCCATCGTCGCCTCGCCGCACGACGGCAAGGTGGTGTACTTCGGCTCGCAGGTCCTGTTCCGTTC
This region of Gemmatimonadetes bacterium SCN 70-22 genomic DNA includes:
- a CDS encoding sodium:proton antiporter, producing MEHDIGLISMIAAGLGLALILGFLAVRLKLPALVGYLVAGILIGPATPGFDADVALAQQLAEIGVMLLMFGVGLHFSLGDLLQVRRIALPGALVQITVATLLGWGVAELWGWTVGEGLVFGLALSCASTVVLLRALEARGVLDTHNGHIAVGWLVVEDLACVLALVLLPALAPSLGGTVAAVAPQAGALASLAITLGKVVAFVVLMVVVGKRLFPWLLWQVARTGSRELFTLCVIAAAVGIAYAASVLFGVSFALGAFVAGMVLRESSLSHRAADESLPLRDAFSVLFFVSVGMLFDPMMLIREPLHVLTVVGIIMVGKTMAAFLIVLAFRYPLNTALTVSASLAQIGEFSFILASLGVSLGLLPQEGQNLVLAGALISIALNPLVFNAIEPAQRWIRSKSTLAQAMERADDPLAEIPATVHEAHLTGHVLIVGYGRVGSRIGESLLARRIPIVVAEENREIVERLRARGIPAVAGDASEPMVLVQAHVARACMLVIAIPDAVRARQMLETALTLRPQMETLVRVHSDEEDELVRGGHARHVFLGENELADAMSERAMEIVESQRREEQAVGVVLS